The nucleotide sequence TGACTTGATGCGAGTAAACTGTGGGTCAAGGAGGTACCCATGTTGATGCTTTTTTGCTATGTGAACGATAATTTGGTGACGTCGTTTAAACAATTCCGTATCATGCATAtgatgtactactttgcactgGAGCACACTAACGCCCCTGTATAGTGTGGGCCTGCTGATATACTCGGAAGACCCGAGGCGTATTGGGTGACTGTGGGTGTATGTAGAGACAGACCTCTAGCGGCATTAAATTGGGTTTCTGCTCCGATGCAGGTACTTTACCTCCTTATTTTACCTTTATCTTACCTTTACCCACTTGGTTACACTTATGGGAGCACCTTTGAACAAAAATTGAGCTACAGGTGTCCATTTAAAGTGGCCAGATAGTATTATCTCTGACTATGACAGTGTTGTTTGTGCTTCAAGTTCAAGTAGGTATTTGTGTGAACAACCAAAGTCTCAAAAGAAGCAAGAAAGCAAAgaaatttgtgttttcctagTCTGAACTATAGTTTTGAAAGCACAGGAGTCTGCACTCAttgcaagaagaaaagaagtggTTTCCCTTCTATCCTCCAATCTTTAGCAGTCACTTTACATTCTCTGCAGAGCTCACTATTGCACAGTCCCCATGTGATACATATATTCTCATAAACTATTTTACTCCTTACAAATGTGCAGGGGCAAAGGTTGAGTACCAGGACGCGCTGGTACTGTTCAGCGAAAAGAAAATATCCAATGTACAGAGCATAATTCCAGCACTGGAGCTGGCCAATACCCAGCGCCGGCCCCTGGTCATCGTGGCTGAGGACGTTGATGGAGAGGCACTTAGCACCATGGTACTCAACAGGTATACTCAACAGGCTATATTTTGACATAACTGTAGGTGAACACTCCGCCCACTTTACCCATTTCACCCGTACTAAGTTGGCTGACAGTTTGGCAGCGCTGTCCGTCCTCTCATGCATTGTACAGACTGATGATGCAGGAAATTTGGAATAGATGCCATAAGAGTTCTTCTCAATCAGGGTGATTGCATTGCGTCAAGACGCCTGCATTAAAGCCTCGCACAACCAGCGAAGAAGCTGATAAAAAGATGGGGTAACATCCGTACTCCACCTCCAAGCGTATCATTTCAACTACTGTTCTGCCAGCCACTGGTGCGTTGTGGATCGTCGTGCTGAATGCCAAATGTTTCCAAAATGTTCCTCACAAAAACAGTTGCCGCTCTTTTTGAATCAATAACACGTAAGACCCTACTTGTCTCAAACCAGCACCGAGCATGGAAACTCAGCGTGGAATATAAATCTCTAGTCTTTGCACGAAGCACCAAAACACCAGCACCCTACTTCTCAATGTGTATTGATTTATGCCATAAATGTATTCCCTTTTGATAATTTTAGGCTAAAGGTTGGTCTCCAGGTAGTGGCTGTGAAAGCGCCAGGTTTTGGTGACAACCGTAAGGCTACCCTTCATGATATGGCTGTTGCGACGGGTGGCGTGGTCTTTGGGGATGAGGCCAACCTGGTCAAGTTGGAAGATGTCCAACAGCAGGACCTCGGCCAAGTTGGAGAGGTGACCATCACCAAGGATGACACGCTGCTTCTCAAGGTGCAGTGGGTGCAGTGCGATACCCACACAGGGGTCTCATAGAAGAAATCATTTACTGTAGGGCAAGGGTCGCAAGGAAGATATGGATCGCAGGATAGCCCAGATCAAGGACGAGATTGAGCTGACCAACTCTGAGTATGAGAAGGAGAAGCTGGGAGAGAGGTTAGCGAGGTTGGCCAGTGGAGTGGCTGTCCTCAAGGTGGGTGGATCCAGCGAGGTGGAAGTGAACGAGAAAAAGGACAGGGTAAACGACGCCCTCAATGCCACACGGGCTGCAGTCGAAGAAGGCATTGTGCCTGGTGGTGGAACTGCACTCTTGCGTTGCCTTCCTTCCCTCGAAGAACTCAAGGCTGACAATGAAGATCAAAACACGGGTATTATCTGTTATCCTGGGCCCTTAACATGCCTGGACTGTTTCTGCCTTTCTTTGTGGAACAGGATGACATTTAGTCTCATCTCTCTCCAGGCATTGGTATTGTGAAGAAGGCACTGAAGACACCCTGCAAACAAATAGCGCTCAATGCTGGCGTCGACGCAGCTGTTGTTGTACAGAAGGTCGTTGAAGGGAAAGGTGACTTTGGTTACGACGCCATGCGCAATGAGTATGTAAACATGCTCGAAGCCGGAATCATCGATCCCACAAAGGTACTACTTTCTTCCACATAGTCACATGTGAGAGGTGAACGTCAAAGGTGCGCATTTGTGGGCTTTATGGATGTTTTAATATACATGGTGCATCGCGAGCAACTGACCACAATTTTCTTAAACTTGGGAGTAATTTTTACTTTGACAGAGTTGATGCGTATAGTTATTCTCAGTATGGCATAGTCATTGTGCTGTCATTAATTAGTGCTAGTTATATCCTTAATTAGTGAAAACAGGTTTGCAGTTGGTAGGATAGGTTGACGGAATGATTGGTTGATGGAAAAGTTGCACAGCACAACCTTGGGATCTCTGATCTGCAAACTGCAGCGAGTTTTTTGTCTAAGTAAAAACAACTACACAAGATGCTCCAAGGTTTTGCGTATTCGCATCTTTTATACTGGAGAACAGAAACTTACTACAATTGATTTTTGTGTATTAGAGACTGCGagggttgtgctctacaactTCTGCAATTAAGGCATCAACCTATTTTCACTAGTTAATATGTGTAGCAAATGTACTGCTTGATGTATGGCATGGCTGTATGCAGAGACGTTTGTCACACTTGGTAGCTGAGCTCCCTGGAGAAGCACCAAGCAGTCAAACATCACTCCCAAAGCACAAAGAGTGCGCCAGTAGCGGAACAGTCAGTACAGACGCGCCTGTACCCTTCAGAGGGTTAAACTTGCACTAAGTCTGCCATATCGGGAATAAGTACGGTGTAAGCGTAGACTGTGTCGAAGGAAAAATGATGTACAAATTCAAGAAAATTGGTCCGTTTCTCGTGACTCCACCTGTACATAATTTACACAATCTCTCAGTGCCCACATTTTGACCGAGCAAAGTTTCTCAAAGTGTTTGAGTGGCTTTAGAATTAACCTAGTGTGAAATGTTTGGAAGGTTGTCCGGACAGCCCTGTTGGATGCATCTGGTGTGGCTTCTCTCCTAACAACAGCGGAGGCCGTCGTGGTTGAACTtcccaaggaagagaaagatgTACCTGGAGGAATGGGAGGCATGGGTGGAATGGGAGGAATGGGTGGAATGGGCATGTGAAAGTACACTTGCCATAGTCACGTTGTTGTTAATAGTTTTGTGCAGACCATTATTCATCAAAATATACATACACGCACCTCTTGAAATAAAAGTGTAGCATTTTCATGTTTATACAAAAGCAGCGAAAGTTCCTTCTGTTATGCTAAAAATGGACCTCTAGGTGACCTTTGAGAAAGTGGCCTAAAGGAAGCCTAAGACCTAAAGGAAAACGTGGCTCATTCCCCTGCTGGTTCGTCAAACCAAGAATGCCTTATCACTTTTGTGAAGCCAAGCAATAGAGGCCACTTGCTCAGCCAGAGCGATTTTTTTATAGCTGTCCCTTTGAATTTTGTTGCAGATTCAGGTCCATTATGGCTGAGCTGAATAGTATATTGGGATGTGGTATACTGTGTGATGCTATCACTGCATTAATCCAGTCTTTCTGGGTGGAAAATCCACTCTTCAATAAAAAACCTGCGCCATGATGGTAGGATGGAATCGTAGCGGCACCTCTGGCGGGCCTCTCTGAAATGAGGGTCCTGCATTCGGTAGCCCGTGAGGTGGACGTACAAATTACCTACAATTTTGTAATTTTTTTGTGTAGATTTTGTGATGAGACAGTGTTGCCAAATGACAATTCCTCTCGTACTTGTAAGTGCTCAGTCtccataccagcactggacagccaTTTCAGCCTTATTGAGTCATCGTCAGGAGCACATAGGCAGGCAACAATTGAGCGAGCGGAGTCAGAAGGTCAGGTGGtgtcctcctgtcagggtgagtgacCTCCCTGAGCGCCGTGCAAAGCCAATCTGGTATTTATGCAAGAAAATTAGCTGAGGCTCTTTGGAGGTACGTGGATGCATAATTTTTAAAAGGAAATATTGTAAATACTTCGAAACACTCGCAGAAAATACTGCGTAGatacaggcaagctggtggaggGCAAGATCTACGTGTTAGAGCTCTGGTAAATTTTTGAGTTCTGTATTTGAGCAAGCATTTGTAAATGTTTAAGCTCCTGAACACACTGTGTTGTATAGATGcttgtgtttttttgttttttttaggaTTGTCTAACAATATATTCATATTTCCTCAATGTAGTATATAGTAAATGTAAAAAAGTAACAAAACAAGTGAGTGATACCAGCTAGCTACGAGGGCTATCTACCAGAGATTACCTCTGGTAATACTGAGGTATACTGGTAGCACTGAGGAAAGGAAGGTCTCGCGTATGTTAGCAGCATATAATGACACAGTTTCAGGATGCTGCCATAGATCCATATGGAAACTTGCGAGTTCCTGTATTGTCCTGCAAAGTGTTCACTCTTATGTACTTGAGATAGTGGAAGATGTGCCTTATGCATGCATGCCCTGCAGGTAGTCCTGCACACGCATGCTCTTGTGCCTGTGTAGTGTGTTTTATCCAgagtctcagggtt is from Ornithodoros turicata isolate Travis chromosome 8, ASM3712646v1, whole genome shotgun sequence and encodes:
- the LOC135367413 gene encoding heat shock protein 60A-like, translating into MYRLPKTLRCASRLAGTRLYAKDIRFGPDVRALMLQGVDVLADAVAVTMGPKGRNVILEQSWGSPKITKDGVTVAKGIELKDKFQNVGAKLVQDVANNTNEEAGDGTTTATVLARAIAREGFEKISKGANPIEIRKGVMTAVDKVVENLKKLSKPVTTPEEIAQVATISANGDRQVGDLISDAMKRVGRDGVITVKDGKTLNDELEVIEGMKFDRGYISPYFINTSKGAKVEYQDALVLFSEKKISNVQSIIPALELANTQRRPLVIVAEDVDGEALSTMVLNRLKVGLQVVAVKAPGFGDNRKATLHDMAVATGGVVFGDEANLVKLEDVQQQDLGQVGEVTITKDDTLLLKGKGRKEDMDRRIAQIKDEIELTNSEYEKEKLGERLARLASGVAVLKVGGSSEVEVNEKKDRVNDALNATRAAVEEGIVPGGGTALLRCLPSLEELKADNEDQNTGIGIVKKALKTPCKQIALNAGVDAAVVVQKVVEGKGDFGYDAMRNEYVNMLEAGIIDPTKVVRTALLDASGVASLLTTAEAVVVELPKEEKDVPGGMGGMGGMGGMGGMGM